Genomic segment of Prochlorothrix hollandica PCC 9006 = CALU 1027:
AACAGACTGGAACGGGCGCTGGCCTTTAATGCCACACTTTTCTAGCCACGAATACCTAATATACCGTTGCCCTGTCCGTTTGTCTATTCTTTTTTTCGGCCACCATTTTCGGCCACCATTTTCGGCCACCATTTTCGGCCACCATTTTCGGCCACCATTTTCGGCCACTAACTCAAGGTCACCATTGTCAGCCACCATTTTCAGCCACCATTTTCGGCCACTAACTCAAGGCCACCATTTTCGGCCACTAACTCAAGGCCACCATTTTCAGCCACCATTTTCGGTCACCATTTTCGGCCACCATTTTCAGCCACCATTTTCGGTCACCATTTTCGGCCACCATTTTCAGCCACGAACTTAAGGCCACCAACTTAAGGCGTTAAGACGGGAGAGTGGGGCGAGGGCGATCTGCCACCTTCAGTCAGTCCCAGCGTCAGGATCGGAAACAGGGGCGGTGAGGCCCAAGCCTCTGGATTGTGTTGCACTAACCTCGTTCATTGCAGGAACCGACAACCACTAACTTCCAACAAGAGGTGTCACATCAGCCTGGGTGAATAAACGTTGCGCTTCTCAAAGAAGTGTAAGGAACCGGGGAAGATTATCTAAAATATCCCTTAGACTGAGTGATGGGCTAGCTTCTGAGCTATATCCCATTGGTTTTGGAGTGTTATGCCCTTATTTGGGTACAGCAGTTCTAAATGGGTCGTGTGGCGCGCGCCCTCCGGGTACACACACACAAGGGGTTTCAGAGATGGAGAGCCTTACAACTGATTTAGGGTTGCTGTAGGGCACCTCGAAAAATCTAAATTTTCGCCCAGTGTCCCACGTAAGAATCAGGGTTGTGGCGGTCGGCTTCGCCCAACCCAATTAATCGAGGTGCCCGATAGACTGAACAAAAAATTTCAGCATTAGGGGGGGTGACCGCGAAGCGCCCGCCCGACCCTTTGCAACCGCCAATTTTGGAAGAACTCTCAAAGCTTTGCATTTCCAGGAGTCCGATGGGTGTACCTCTCTCCATGCAGGGATTAATGCCATCGATCTCAGAATCTGACAGGACTCCTGGCTCTATCCGGGTTTCCCATGACTATCTCAATGCATCGATCGATCAAGCTCTAGGGGGGAGGTTAGCAATGATCCCGACTTATTTTTTAATACTGGCTTTTTTGGCCATGGTTATGGCAGCGGCTGCGCTGTGGATTTTTCATCAGACCGATGAGGATGTTTATCGGGTGTTGGCGATTATCATTGCCGCCATTTATTTCATTGTTGGCTTTGCCCATTCCCCTTGGGCTGTACAAGTGGTGATTACCTTAGGATTGCTTGTCCTCGATCGCCTCTATACCGGGGGCTGGATGGGTCAACGACGGCTGTAGAGGGTACCCAGGGAATCACGCCCGTGCAGACAACTTAACGTTGCAGTAACCCCCTGGCCGATCCCAGAGGACTGCGGAAACCGAGACCCTTTAGGAGTCGTGCAAGTCAACCATAATGACCACAACGGTGATATTGTCCCGTCCACCGCGATCTTTGGCGGCATTGATTAAGGCTTCCGCTGCAAGGCCAGAGGCTCTGATTTGCTTGAGATACTGGGAAATTTGATCGTCCGGTAATTCTTCCGTTAAGCCGTCACTACACAGCAGCAGACGATCGCCGGGTAACACGTCAACATCTTGAATATCAATCTGCTGCAAATCTTCCCGTCCTAGACATTGGGACAACACATGCCGCCAAGGATGGACTCGGATCTGATCCGGTGTAATATTGCCCTGTTTAACCGCCCGATTGACCCAAGTATGGTCTTCCGTCAGTTGTTTGAGCTTATTACCCCGCAGTTGATAGATCCGGGAATCCCCCACATGGGCACACCAGGGTCTGGCACTATCATCGCTAGTATTGGGGGAAGGCCGAAAGAGAATCACGACGGCAGTGGTACCCATATCGGATCGCTCTGGGTGGGCAATCTGATCATTAAGGATAGCCAAATTAGCTTTGAGAATGGCATCCTTCAACAGGTTGGGGGAGGATTCTTTGCCTTCCCAATGCTCCAATAAATAGTTCCGAATGACTGTTGTGGCGATCGTGCTGGCTTCTTGACCCCCTGCATGGCCTCCCATGCCATCTGCCACAATAAAAAAACGACCCTCTGGGTCTACAAAAAAAGCATCTTGATTTCCAGGGCGCACCAGTCCTTTATCAGTTGCGCCAGTGAAGTGTAGCTTCATGTCTCTATCCTAATAATGCAGGAGCCTGTGGTGCAGGGGGGAGCCGCAACTGTTCCTAACGCTTGCTTAAGCCAGCATGGCTGCTTGCTGTGGAGTTACCGCAGGCTGGCCGGGGCAGAGGCTAACCTACTGAACCCTTGACAGATTTTACACTAAGTAGGTCAGGATCATGAATCCCAGGTAGAGATGGCGGCAAAATGAGGATATCAGTCATTTTCCCCTCTGTTTCGGGATTCATGTCTCGTTAAACTTGTCCTACGAGATTTTGGCGGCCAACTTAAGGCCAGACAAGACTTACCGGTAGTGATCTAACCGGTAGTGATCTAAACGTAATGAAGTCGTAACGGTACGACAAGGCTTACAGCCTGTCTGTTCACTCTGTCTTTTCACTTTGTCTTTTCACTCCCTAAACAGCACTACCGACTTTCCTAAAAGGTAACTATTCAGGGGGGGACGAAGTTAGTAGGGTTTCAGCCCGACGATCGCCGGTCAGGACCGTCTCAAAGGGGTTCAGTTTACTGGGGAACCCTCGACCTCGGGTAGGGTTCTTGCCCCCGTGCCGACCCTCTTAGCGACCCACAGCCGGGGCAAGCACGGGGGGATTGCCCCTACCAAAATCGGTGAACCCACCCCAGGGAAATGAACCCTCTCAAATCGCCTAAGGTCTGTTGTCTAGAGCCTGAAACCCTCATTCTCCTGTGGACTCCTGAATAATTACCCTAAAAGAAATAGGTTTGCCCCTTAAAGCGGGACAAAATTAACGGGACAGCAGGGCGCGGAGCGCCCCACTGTCCCGGCTTAAGTTGATACCCAAGAAATAGTGCTACAGCAATCCTAAATCCGTTGTAAGGATCTCGATGGCTGCAATCCTTTGGGTGGTGTGGGTGGGTGGTGTGCGCCCTCCGGCGGGCGCAACCACACGACCCATTTCGGATTGCTGTACCCCGCCCAGCCAGACGTAACGGCTCGTTTTAGGGACTACCCTTGGGGATAGCTTATCCGCCACGGCTCCCCAGGAGTCCTAGGATACGGGGTAGATGATCGGTCTTTAGTCGGATTCCTTGAAGAAGCGATCGAGGCGACGTAACCGCAGGTTGAGGCGCACAAAGGCAGTGCCTAAGACTGCGGTCAGTAACAACAGGGGCACCGCTAAAGGCACTTGACCATTCGTGATCAGCAGGGTACTGGCGATGAGACTGGAACCCGACAAGACAGCATAGTTGGTGCTCATCTGGGTCAAGGTCATCTGGCGCAACAAACGCTCTGTTTCCGACGATCGCACCCGCACCCGAATATCCCCCTGTTCCAGTTTACCCAGGGTATCTTCGAGACGACGGGGCAGTCCGAAGGCCGTATTACTGGCCTGAGCCGCTTGACGACTCAACTGGCCCAGAAAATCGTTGGAATAAGCAGAATTACCGTCAGCCATAATATCTAGTGCAAAAGGTTGGGCAACTTCAAGAAAATTAAAATGGGGATCTAAACCTTTACCCACCCCTTCGAGGGAGGTAAACGCCCGCATCACAAAGGTGAAGGTGGCGGGGAAACGAAAGGGGCGATCGTAGGCAATATCGTAGAGATCTTCGGTGATGGCTGTAATGGACTGGGCCTCTAGGGGCTTGTCCATAAAGTTATCCAGGAGATATTGGATCGATCGTCGCACGGGACTGAGATCCCCCGTGGGCACCAGGGCTTCTAAATCAATGAGGGCATCAATCACCCGATTGGCATCCTTTTGGGCAACGCCAAAGAACGTATCTAAAACCTTACTGCGCACATCCGATCGCAACCGACCCATCATGCCGAAATCATAGAAAATTAAGGCTCCATCGGGGGATACTGCCAGGTTGCCGGGGTGGGGGTCGGCATGGAATAAGCCATCATCCAGGATCTGATGGAGATAGGCTTTGGCATTGAGGCGGGCGAGGAGACTGCGATCGAGTCCAGCAGCATCCAAGGCCTCATAGTCACTAATTTTAATTCCTGGCAAATACTCTAGGGTCAAAACCCGGTGGGATGCATAGCGCCAGTAAATGCGGGGCACCTTAGCCCAAGGGCGATTGCGGAAATTGCGGCGGAAGGTATCCGCGTTACGCCCTTCATTGATGTAATCAATTTCCTCCCAGAGGATACGGCGGCACTCTTCATAAATACCTAACCAATCCCGATCCCTACCCCACTGGGGATGGCGCTGGAAAAAGTGGGTAATGCCCTTGAGAATGGCTAGGTCAATGGCAAACAAACGCTGCAAACCGGGACGCTGAATTTTGACCACCACGGATTCCCCGGTGTGGAGGGTTGCCCGATGGACTTGTCCCAAACTGGCAGCGGCGAGGGGAATCGGGTCAAATTCCGAGAACAAGGTCAGAATTTCCTTACCCAGGTCTTTCTGGAGAGTTTCCTCCACCTGGGCATAGCTAAAGGCAGGGACACGATCCTGGAGTTGAGACAACTCTTCCACGTAGTGGCTGGGAAAGATATCGGCCCGAGTCGAGAAAAACTGCCCCAACTTGATAAACGTTGGACCCAATCGCAGCATGGTTTCCCGAATCCAGATGGCTTGGCGACGCTGTCGCTGGATCAGCTTTTCCGGGGTAAACCCACCCGCATAGGTCCAATGCTTGCCGTTATACCACAACTCTGCCAGGAAACGGAGGACAAAAGCCCAGATTCGCAGAAATCGGGTCGTTTTAGAGTAGTGACCCCGGCTCCAACTGTCGGCATGGCGAGTAACGGCGATACCAGGGCGATCGGTGGCGGGGGGAAGGGAGGGGAAACGCGGGGGGGATAAGGTTACGTTGGGCAAGGGATCTGCCCCAGACTTTGCCTCCGCCAGGGAGTATGGAGGGGGAAGCATGGGGGAACTAAGCCGGGATCGATCGGATGTAATGGGTTCTTCTGCCAAGGCTGCCACGCCAGGTCCTCATTGAAACAATAGCGATCGCCAGCGATCGCGGAAAGCACCAGGGAAAGCAAGGGATGAACCTGCCCCCACAGGTAACTATTCAGGGGGGGACGAAGTTAGTAGGGTTTCAGCCCGACAATCGCCGGTCAGAACCGTCTCAAAGGGGTTCAATTTACTGGGGAACCCTCGACCTCGGGTAGGGGTCGTGCCCCCGTGCCGACCCTCTTGGCGACCCACAGCCGGGGCAACCACGGGGGGATTGCCCCTACCAAAATCGGTGAACCCACCCCAGTGAAATGGACCCTCTCAAATCGCCTCAGGTCTGTTTTCTGAAGCCTGAAACCCTCATTCTCCCGTGACCCCCTGAATAATTACCCCCACAGTGAGGGTCAACAGGGGTCTTAAGCGATGGATAGCTAAAGGCTAATCGCTAAAAACTAATCGCTAAAAACTAATCGCTCAAGATTAATCGCTAAAAACTAACCTCCAAAGAAAAGACGGTTAAATCCTAGGATTTATCCCGGTATTCCTGCAATTTAGTCCGTAATTGGGCAATTTCAGCCCTTAAGTTATCCAGTAATTCTTGCAAGTCAGTTTCACTACCCCCGCTGCCGGTGGTCGTGGAGTCATGGGTTGTCACAGCCCCAGCCTCCTGGTTGGCCCGTTCTATCACTTGCTCTGTAAATTCTCGAATTCGTTCTCGATTTTCAGCATCAAATTTACCCAGCTCACTGAGGGCATTGGTGAGACCTTGCTCCATCTGATCACTGATGCCCTGGGCCAGGGCACGACCCACAAAAAAAGCATGGACAACGGGATTAGTCATGGTTCTCTCTGACACGCTAACACTGTTAAGAATTATAACGTGGGTCTTGGCCCTCAGCCTAGGGAGTTGGATTCTCCTCCCTGAAATGCCTCCCTTAAATGTCCCTCAATTTCTTCTGGCTAGCCACGCCAGCCGGGGTAGTGCACGGAGCGCCCCACTCTTCCGTTAAGGAACAAAGTCCCAATTAGGGGATCGATAGCGCAGGGTCTGGGGGGGAACAACGGTGACAAAGGCGGCTAGGGTGGCAGGGGTGGGGGTTAATTCCTGGAGATGCCAGGAGCCTGCTGTGGGGGGGATGACCGCCAGGTGGGGACAGGGGTTAAAGCTAACAACCACTTGATCCAGGGCATGGGATAACCCAGTGCCGATCGCCTTAACAAAGGCTTCCTTACAAACCCAATGGCGCAGAAAGCCCATCGCCTGATCCCCAGGATTTAACGCCGCCAGGGTGGCGACTTCTGGGGCAGCAAAAAAACGTTGGGCCAGTTCCACAGGATTGGACAGGGGTCGGACCACTTCCAAATCCACCCCCAGAGGCTGGGAACTGACCCCATAGAGGGCAAATCCTTGGCAATGGCTCAGATTAAAGTCCAAGTTAACGTCCAAGTTCAAGTCCAAGGCAGGAGTCAGCCAGGGCGAGGTACGCAGCGGTGGGGCAACCCTTGGAGTAGACCGCTGGCATGGCTGGAGGCTCGGTTTGCCCTGGGGACCATAATCAAAGGCCAGCACTGCCGGATCTAGACCCAGATAGTGGCCCAGAATTCCCCGTAAGAGGGCACGGCTGGCGGCAAAGCGATGTTTTAGGGGCTGGGTACGGTAGCGATCGACCCGCTGCTGTTCATCGGGGGACAGGAGACCCTGGAGGCGAGGCAGGGGGGGCGCTTGATCCAGGTCAGCAAACCAAAGATCGAGCCACGGATCCCGGTCTAGGGAATCAATGCCATGGCAATCCAGCGGCACCGAGTCCAGTGATACCGAGTCCAGTGATACCGAGTCCAGTGATACCGCCCCTGATACGGGGGACCAGGGGCAAGCCGGGGGACGATCGCACAAAACCATCCAGCCGCCCCTACTGTCCACGGCGGAGCAAAATTGCCCAAGTGGCAGGACCCACCACCCCGTCTTTCTCTAAATCATTGGCTTCTTGAAACTTTTTGACGGCGATCGTGGTTTGTTCACCAAAGACCCCATCCACCCCATCGCTATAGAACCCTAACTGGTCTAACTGAGTTTGGAGTTGCTCCACTACCGAACCCCTAGCGCCCTCCTTCAACACGGGTAAGCTGACCTCGGCGGGGGCTGGCGCAGTGGTGGTTCTGGGGACAGGACTCACGGCAGGGGGCGAACTGGACACTGGGGGTGAAGGGGGACGAGAGGATGAGGGGGGCACCGGAAAAGTGGCAGCGGAGGGAGCAGTACTAGGGTCAACAGGGGCAGGGTTGGCAGCAACGGGATTGCGGGAGCCACTGGAGGCAGCAAGGGGAGTCCCTGGAGGCACTGTGGCGGGGAATAGACGGTTCCAGGTCGTGGCCGTGACTGTGCCGGTGGTGTCCAGACCGGCAATTTGCTGGAAGATGGCCACCGACGATCGGGTGGTTTCTCCATAAATCCCATCAATGGCACCATCATAAAATCCCAAAAGCTGCAAAACGGCTTGTAATTCCACCACTTCCGGGCGGCGATCGCCGACGCTGAGATCGGGGCGAGCCACCGGTAACGGGGACGAGTTTTGGGCCAGTAGAGGAACAGATGGGAAGGCAACAGGGGGCAGCGTACCAGGGGACAGCGTACCAGGAGATACCCCAGAGGCTTGAGCCAACACCGGCCATACCCCCAGCGTGACTAGACCTAAGCTCGACAACGCAGCCCAAGTTAGACCCGCCCAGACTGTTGCGGGGACTCTGCGCCGAGGGATCATACCTAGATTGAGGAATGATCCACCGGGATACCAGCCCCAGGGGAGTCGGGCAGACAACGGAAAGAAGGGGGGAAAACGATAGTTATTCATGG
This window contains:
- a CDS encoding peptidoglycan-binding domain-containing protein produces the protein MARPDLSVGDRRPEVVELQAVLQLLGFYDGAIDGIYGETTRSSVAIFQQIAGLDTTGTVTATTWNRLFPATVPPGTPLAASSGSRNPVAANPAPVDPSTAPSAATFPVPPSSSRPPSPPVSSSPPAVSPVPRTTTAPAPAEVSLPVLKEGARGSVVEQLQTQLDQLGFYSDGVDGVFGEQTTIAVKKFQEANDLEKDGVVGPATWAILLRRGQ
- a CDS encoding ABC1 kinase family protein, whose protein sequence is MLPPPYSLAEAKSGADPLPNVTLSPPRFPSLPPATDRPGIAVTRHADSWSRGHYSKTTRFLRIWAFVLRFLAELWYNGKHWTYAGGFTPEKLIQRQRRQAIWIRETMLRLGPTFIKLGQFFSTRADIFPSHYVEELSQLQDRVPAFSYAQVEETLQKDLGKEILTLFSEFDPIPLAAASLGQVHRATLHTGESVVVKIQRPGLQRLFAIDLAILKGITHFFQRHPQWGRDRDWLGIYEECRRILWEEIDYINEGRNADTFRRNFRNRPWAKVPRIYWRYASHRVLTLEYLPGIKISDYEALDAAGLDRSLLARLNAKAYLHQILDDGLFHADPHPGNLAVSPDGALIFYDFGMMGRLRSDVRSKVLDTFFGVAQKDANRVIDALIDLEALVPTGDLSPVRRSIQYLLDNFMDKPLEAQSITAITEDLYDIAYDRPFRFPATFTFVMRAFTSLEGVGKGLDPHFNFLEVAQPFALDIMADGNSAYSNDFLGQLSRQAAQASNTAFGLPRRLEDTLGKLEQGDIRVRVRSSETERLLRQMTLTQMSTNYAVLSGSSLIASTLLITNGQVPLAVPLLLLTAVLGTAFVRLNLRLRRLDRFFKESD
- a CDS encoding 4'-phosphopantetheinyl transferase family protein, whose product is MPLDCHGIDSLDRDPWLDLWFADLDQAPPLPRLQGLLSPDEQQRVDRYRTQPLKHRFAASRALLRGILGHYLGLDPAVLAFDYGPQGKPSLQPCQRSTPRVAPPLRTSPWLTPALDLNLDVNLDFNLSHCQGFALYGVSSQPLGVDLEVVRPLSNPVELAQRFFAAPEVATLAALNPGDQAMGFLRHWVCKEAFVKAIGTGLSHALDQVVVSFNPCPHLAVIPPTAGSWHLQELTPTPATLAAFVTVVPPQTLRYRSPNWDFVP
- a CDS encoding DUF6825 family protein yields the protein MTNPVVHAFFVGRALAQGISDQMEQGLTNALSELGKFDAENRERIREFTEQVIERANQEAGAVTTHDSTTTGSGGSETDLQELLDNLRAEIAQLRTKLQEYRDKS
- a CDS encoding PP2C family protein-serine/threonine phosphatase, with product MKLHFTGATDKGLVRPGNQDAFFVDPEGRFFIVADGMGGHAGGQEASTIATTVIRNYLLEHWEGKESSPNLLKDAILKANLAILNDQIAHPERSDMGTTAVVILFRPSPNTSDDSARPWCAHVGDSRIYQLRGNKLKQLTEDHTWVNRAVKQGNITPDQIRVHPWRHVLSQCLGREDLQQIDIQDVDVLPGDRLLLCSDGLTEELPDDQISQYLKQIRASGLAAEALINAAKDRGGRDNITVVVIMVDLHDS